In Chelmon rostratus isolate fCheRos1 chromosome 20, fCheRos1.pri, whole genome shotgun sequence, a single window of DNA contains:
- the ptgdsb.1 gene encoding prostaglandin D2 synthase b, tandem duplicate 1 yields MRSTLLKMLAALMCTLASCTDVMPVKDFDLQRMAGKWYLVGFATNAQWFVNHKAGMKMGTAMLAPTAGEDLDISYANLNADGTCWRMTHLARKTDTPGRFTFHSQVWNNDNDMRIVDVVYDDYAVVHTIKTKEGVSEVLNKLYSRTPQASATLQEKFTQFSIQTGIDAENAVILPKNAECPEN; encoded by the exons ATGAGGAGCACACTGCTGAAGATGCTGGCCGCACTGATGTGCACGCTGGCTTCCTGCACTGATGTCATGCCTGTAAAAGACTTCGACCTACAGAGG atGGCAGGCAAGTGGTACCTTGTTGGCTTTGCCACTAACGCTCAGTGGTTCGTGAACCACAAGGCAGGGATGAAGATGGGCACTGCCATGTTAGCACCAACTGCTGGAGAGGACCTGGACATCTCCTATGCCAACCTGAA TGCTGACGGTACCTGCTGGAGAATGACTCACCTCGCAAGGAAAACTGACACCCCTGGACGCTTCACCTTCCACAGCCAGG TTTGGAACAATGACAACGACATGCGCATTGTTGATGTTGTGTATGATGACTACGCCGTGGTCCACACTATCAAGACAAAGGAGGGTGTGTCTGAGGTCCTCAACAAGCTTTACA GTCGCACTCCACAGGCAAGTGCCACCCTGCAGGAGAAGTTCACCCAGTTCTCCATTCAGACTGGCATAGATGCTGAGAACGCTGTCATCTTGCCCAAGAATG CTGAGTGTCCCGAAAACTGA